One genomic window of Stigmatella ashevillena includes the following:
- a CDS encoding Imm52 family immunity protein — protein MLESYYAGVYWGARHEPVSECAQRTELFFRMLSHCDSSLKQWYKAFKGKRPRNSPGQTMPVDDLKTLETLLFEGMNRATVDKSAIKELGFGLHVWNQRPDGRSTRVHIQCGGYSDFVGNYCLVTPPSEGDAMERLLSEPTRIQLLECMTTAWDPDWGVVSTNRSLDLIAKNREREARVGWMTYISRRRGTVPPLPAPVRIQPVGSLGMLIILTPERFTASNPEHIALGRRVRELLERANVLSPRST, from the coding sequence ATGCTTGAGTCGTATTATGCAGGAGTTTACTGGGGCGCTCGGCACGAACCCGTGAGCGAGTGTGCTCAGCGCACAGAACTCTTCTTTCGCATGTTATCCCATTGCGATTCATCCTTGAAACAGTGGTACAAAGCATTCAAAGGCAAGCGCCCCCGAAACTCTCCGGGACAGACGATGCCGGTAGATGACTTAAAGACATTGGAAACACTTCTCTTTGAGGGAATGAACCGGGCAACCGTTGACAAGTCTGCCATCAAGGAACTTGGATTTGGCCTTCACGTTTGGAATCAACGCCCCGACGGTCGCTCCACACGTGTCCATATTCAATGTGGTGGCTACAGCGATTTCGTAGGTAACTACTGCTTGGTGACCCCCCCTTCCGAGGGGGATGCCATGGAGCGCCTGCTCAGTGAGCCCACACGGATTCAATTACTGGAGTGCATGACCACGGCTTGGGATCCTGATTGGGGCGTGGTCAGCACCAACCGCTCCTTGGATCTCATCGCCAAGAATCGCGAGCGCGAAGCGCGAGTGGGCTGGATGACATACATCTCTCGCCGACGCGGCACAGTCCCTCCTCTTCCCGCTCCCGTGAGAATTCAGCCGGTGGGCTCTCTGGGAATGCTCATCATCCTCACCCCAGAGCGGTTCACAGCATCTAATCCAGAGCACATCGCACTGGGCCGCCGTGTGAGAGAATTGCTGGAGCGCGCGAACGTGCTCTCCCCCCGTTCCACCTGA
- a CDS encoding Kelch repeat-containing protein, producing the protein MSNGEEDDGCLPCLPPWAPAPSMVLSRHGHTATLLPSGKVLVAGRYGSDAQNSAEVYDPALDTWSATGDMLTVRSGHTANVLLSGKVLIAGGAYLRDYLSSVEIFDETTFTFSAASAMSTLRVRHTASVLPSGKVLVTGGLGFNNPLASTEVYNPITNTWSAAAPLLTARYGHTATVLPSGHVLITGGFSTRALTHAELYDPVTNQWSSAGHMETGRAYHTASKLFSGKVLVAGGDLDGALGVLSSAEVFDPLTGKWQRAGSLTTARAYHTATVLPSGSVLVVGGSARVALATTEIFDPETYTWSPMNPLMMARSHHTASLLRSGHVLVLGGHTNSAPLDTAERCDPPAQGEFLDASSSP; encoded by the coding sequence ATGAGCAACGGCGAGGAAGACGACGGCTGCCTTCCATGTCTTCCGCCCTGGGCCCCGGCTCCCAGCATGGTGCTCTCCCGCCATGGCCACACGGCCACCCTCCTTCCTTCAGGCAAGGTGTTGGTGGCGGGCCGGTATGGCAGTGACGCTCAGAACAGCGCGGAGGTATACGATCCGGCACTGGATACCTGGTCGGCCACGGGTGACATGCTCACGGTTCGCAGCGGCCACACAGCCAACGTCTTGCTTTCAGGCAAGGTGTTGATCGCCGGTGGCGCATACCTCCGTGACTATCTTTCGAGCGTCGAAATATTCGATGAAACCACCTTCACCTTTTCAGCAGCAAGCGCCATGAGCACCCTCCGGGTTCGCCACACCGCCAGCGTGCTCCCTTCGGGAAAAGTGCTGGTCACGGGAGGTCTGGGTTTCAATAATCCATTGGCCAGCACAGAGGTCTACAATCCCATCACAAATACATGGTCCGCAGCCGCCCCTCTGCTCACGGCGCGATACGGTCACACCGCCACGGTGTTGCCTTCGGGTCATGTGCTCATCACCGGCGGGTTCAGCACCCGGGCTCTGACCCACGCGGAGCTGTATGATCCGGTGACAAACCAGTGGTCCTCGGCCGGTCACATGGAAACCGGGCGCGCCTATCACACGGCCAGCAAGCTCTTTTCGGGGAAGGTGCTGGTGGCCGGAGGCGATCTGGATGGAGCGTTAGGGGTGCTGAGCAGCGCGGAGGTGTTCGACCCCCTGACCGGCAAGTGGCAGAGGGCGGGTTCTCTGACGACGGCCCGTGCCTATCACACCGCCACCGTGCTGCCTTCGGGAAGCGTGCTGGTGGTGGGGGGGAGCGCGAGAGTGGCTCTTGCCACCACAGAAATCTTCGATCCCGAGACGTACACGTGGTCGCCGATGAATCCTCTGATGATGGCCCGTTCGCACCACACCGCCAGCCTCCTGAGGTCAGGCCATGTCCTCGTCTTGGGCGGACACACGAACAGCGCACCCTTGGACACCGCAGAGAGGTGCGACCCTCCGGCCCAGGGAGAGTTCCTGGATGCCTCGTCCTCCCCCTGA
- a CDS encoding Agd3-related carbohydrate deacetylase, translated as MTDRLRWVLSWVVALVAFGGTLALVSKVHHRAHQVTQGVPTLKPKQSSQRLTPLVDPWGKGRRVTVAGRTLEARLLVVSVDGSEPSLAAIRQALDYLGTPYHVHVAKTSPGALTPALLAEGSRGHFQGVILATSNLSFFDGTGWRSALTQAEWQTLADYELNFSVRQVTWYTYPVEALGFALPVTEAPGNVPPSLRITAAGRQAFPYLSGKPLPIRHAYTYLARAAPGAVPLFQDEEGHALVVTATLPDGRENLALTFDQDAYLMHSVALSYGVVNWVTRGLFLGYRRVYASAQVDDVFLENDLWENPSLGYRMTGADLKATVQWQLETQSRLLSPSFRLDMAFNGLGTEQDEDVEDTLTPAARSYGAQFKWISHTYNHPYLDEMDYASVREELTKNIQVAGSLGLKDFCPKNLVTPNITGLRNLSAMRAAYDLGSRYMVSDSSIADQSMRTPNAALRNFVVPELLMIPRRPTNLFYNVSVPEEWVSEYNHLYRSYWGRDLTYEEILDEESNVLLLYILRGELAPWMFHQANLRFYAPEHSLLTDLLRATFDKFQNLYRLPLESPSMEVLGERAAWRLALSEVAVNAVITPGQSITLSAPKDLVLPVTGLPLSCADQYGGQPTSFIRLKAGVPVTFPLSGMDVASEACLNPGLEPCVDLGSGR; from the coding sequence ATGACGGACAGGTTGCGCTGGGTGTTGTCATGGGTGGTGGCACTGGTGGCTTTTGGGGGGACGCTCGCGCTCGTGTCGAAAGTGCATCACCGGGCTCACCAGGTGACACAAGGTGTGCCAACGCTCAAACCCAAACAGTCCTCGCAGCGGCTGACGCCGCTCGTGGATCCCTGGGGGAAGGGGCGGCGCGTGACGGTGGCGGGCAGGACGTTGGAAGCTCGGCTGCTGGTGGTGTCCGTGGATGGGAGTGAGCCGAGCTTGGCCGCCATTCGCCAGGCACTCGATTACCTCGGCACCCCCTACCACGTGCACGTGGCCAAGACGAGCCCAGGGGCGCTCACACCCGCGCTGTTGGCGGAAGGCAGCCGCGGGCATTTCCAAGGAGTCATTCTTGCCACGTCGAACCTCAGTTTTTTTGACGGCACCGGGTGGCGCAGCGCACTCACACAGGCCGAGTGGCAGACGCTGGCCGACTATGAGCTGAACTTCAGCGTCCGGCAGGTGACCTGGTACACGTATCCGGTCGAGGCGCTGGGCTTTGCCTTGCCCGTGACGGAAGCGCCCGGGAACGTTCCGCCCTCGCTGCGGATCACGGCCGCAGGCCGTCAGGCCTTCCCCTACCTGTCAGGCAAGCCGTTGCCGATTCGCCATGCCTACACGTACCTGGCGCGCGCAGCCCCGGGGGCCGTGCCGCTCTTTCAGGATGAGGAGGGCCATGCCCTCGTGGTGACGGCCACGCTGCCAGACGGGCGGGAGAATCTCGCGCTCACCTTCGACCAGGATGCCTACCTCATGCACTCGGTGGCGCTCTCCTATGGGGTGGTCAACTGGGTCACCCGGGGCCTTTTCCTGGGCTACCGCCGGGTCTACGCCAGTGCCCAGGTGGACGACGTCTTCCTGGAGAATGATCTCTGGGAGAATCCCTCTCTCGGTTATCGCATGACGGGGGCGGATCTGAAGGCCACCGTGCAGTGGCAGCTCGAAACCCAGAGCCGGCTCCTGTCGCCCTCGTTTCGCTTGGACATGGCCTTCAACGGTCTGGGCACCGAGCAAGACGAGGACGTTGAAGACACGCTCACGCCCGCTGCACGGTCCTATGGCGCTCAGTTCAAGTGGATCAGCCACACGTACAACCATCCCTACCTCGACGAGATGGACTATGCGTCCGTGCGAGAAGAGCTGACGAAGAACATTCAGGTGGCCGGTTCGCTGGGGTTGAAGGATTTCTGTCCGAAGAACCTGGTCACTCCCAACATCACCGGACTGCGCAATCTCAGCGCGATGAGAGCCGCCTATGATCTGGGCAGTCGCTACATGGTGTCCGACTCCTCGATCGCGGATCAGTCCATGCGCACGCCCAATGCGGCCCTGCGCAACTTTGTCGTCCCGGAACTCCTGATGATTCCCCGCCGACCGACGAATCTGTTCTACAACGTGTCCGTCCCCGAGGAGTGGGTGAGCGAGTACAACCACCTCTACCGCTCGTATTGGGGCAGGGATCTCACCTACGAGGAGATCCTCGATGAGGAAAGCAATGTGTTGCTGCTCTACATCCTCCGGGGAGAGCTGGCGCCCTGGATGTTCCACCAGGCCAACCTGCGCTTCTACGCGCCGGAGCACAGCCTGCTGACGGATTTGCTGAGGGCCACGTTCGACAAGTTCCAGAACCTGTACCGCTTGCCGCTGGAGAGTCCCTCCATGGAGGTGCTCGGCGAGCGTGCGGCATGGAGGCTGGCCCTGAGTGAGGTGGCGGTGAATGCCGTCATCACTCCAGGCCAGTCCATCACCCTCTCGGCGCCGAAGGACCTGGTGCTTCCGGTGACGGGCTTGCCGCTGTCCTGCGCCGATCAGTACGGCGGGCAGCCCACCTCCTTTATTCGCCTCAAGGCGGGAGTGCCGGTCACCTTCCCGTTGAGCGGCATGGATGTGGCCAGCGAGGCATGCCTGAATCCGGGGCTGGAGCCCTGTGTTGACCTGGGCTCCGGCAGGTGA
- a CDS encoding DUF4142 domain-containing protein, with amino-acid sequence MAGIRGRKTSALAAAVLSGLLLGSGAYAGDSNKDARQIGKAAAEGKLYVDQLAVFNAKQIALGELALQQSEDTTVLKFARQLVQDHRQSQAELKSWAQGKAYEITTIDMSGTGGSGIQIGYDEEMKGKDGRKYEAIRDAQKEVNDLRKKSGKDFDKDFLSKVINDQEKGKGLIGEGKDKYETDAVFSSLLTKTGVLLEGHIASGKRIKDIID; translated from the coding sequence ATGGCTGGAATTCGCGGACGGAAGACATCGGCTCTGGCGGCGGCGGTCTTGTCGGGCCTGTTGCTGGGTTCCGGTGCCTATGCAGGCGACTCGAACAAGGATGCTCGCCAGATCGGCAAGGCGGCAGCCGAGGGCAAGCTCTACGTGGACCAGCTCGCCGTCTTCAACGCCAAGCAGATCGCCTTGGGCGAGCTGGCACTCCAGCAGTCCGAAGACACGACGGTGCTGAAGTTCGCACGCCAGCTCGTGCAAGACCACCGTCAAAGCCAGGCGGAATTGAAGAGCTGGGCTCAGGGCAAGGCCTACGAGATCACGACGATCGACATGTCGGGCACGGGCGGCTCCGGCATCCAGATCGGCTATGACGAGGAGATGAAGGGCAAGGATGGGCGCAAGTACGAGGCCATCCGCGATGCGCAGAAGGAGGTCAACGACCTGCGCAAGAAGAGTGGCAAGGACTTCGACAAGGACTTCTTGTCGAAGGTCATCAACGATCAGGAGAAGGGCAAGGGACTGATCGGCGAAGGCAAGGACAAGTACGAGACCGATGCGGTCTTCAGCAGCCTGCTCACCAAGACGGGTGTCCTCCTCGAGGGGCACATCGCGAGCGGCAAGCGCATCAAGGACATCATCGACTAA
- a CDS encoding tetratricopeptide repeat protein, which yields MTPQTTNWWPGIIALGLSLLCGLTYLLLQRNKAGGAAPEPQRDGKQDDLDRRAQSLIEQLKELVAEKHNLAPEQFTAEKARLEREAAAALRARDEYRQSKSSPSGAPSATQSAPATAVVATGFSSRNPQLVGALWGAGIVVFFGGLGYLLVSEQRPRDDGMEATGRLPPGDTAPPQPSEMGEEDQVLADAQERLRANPNDLESSSLVAHEFIRRQRSEEAERLTNQALAIDPFHVESRVHRGVLRAIRGDAEGAEAELLVLADTYPGAQEALLFLGFISMQSGSKTKALDYFERFSVEVPRNMQPPQLDAAIAQLRQEVGPRP from the coding sequence ATGACACCTCAGACAACCAACTGGTGGCCGGGCATCATCGCGCTGGGCCTGTCGCTGCTCTGTGGACTCACCTACCTGCTGCTCCAGCGCAACAAGGCAGGCGGAGCCGCGCCCGAGCCGCAGCGGGACGGCAAGCAGGACGATCTCGACCGGCGGGCCCAATCGCTCATCGAGCAGCTCAAGGAGCTGGTGGCGGAGAAGCACAACCTGGCGCCCGAGCAGTTCACCGCGGAGAAGGCCCGGCTGGAGCGCGAGGCCGCGGCCGCCCTGCGCGCCCGGGACGAGTACCGCCAGAGCAAGAGCAGCCCTTCGGGGGCCCCCAGCGCGACGCAGTCGGCACCCGCCACGGCAGTGGTGGCCACGGGTTTCTCCAGCCGGAATCCCCAACTCGTGGGCGCCCTCTGGGGCGCCGGCATCGTCGTCTTCTTCGGAGGCCTGGGCTACCTGCTTGTCTCCGAGCAGCGCCCGCGGGACGACGGCATGGAGGCCACGGGACGGTTGCCTCCGGGCGACACGGCGCCCCCGCAGCCTTCGGAGATGGGGGAAGAAGATCAGGTGCTCGCCGACGCGCAGGAGCGCCTGCGCGCCAACCCGAACGATCTGGAGTCCTCCTCGCTGGTGGCCCACGAGTTCATCCGGCGCCAGCGGTCCGAGGAGGCCGAGCGCCTCACGAACCAGGCGCTCGCCATCGATCCGTTCCACGTCGAGTCGCGGGTTCACCGGGGGGTCCTGAGGGCCATCCGGGGAGACGCCGAGGGCGCCGAAGCGGAGCTGTTGGTGCTGGCGGACACCTACCCAGGCGCGCAGGAGGCCCTGCTCTTCCTGGGCTTCATCTCGATGCAGTCGGGCAGCAAGACCAAGGCGCTGGACTACTTCGAGCGCTTCTCGGTGGAGGTGCCGCGCAACATGCAGCCGCCCCAACTGGACGCAGCCATCGCACAGCTCCGCCAGGAAGTCGGCCCCCGACCCTGA
- a CDS encoding cytochrome c-type biogenesis protein yields MTATLLSLTLIAGLATGQFAPQQAGSAPLEAALETRVQKLGKELRCPMCQGLSIADSSSSAARAQLDKVRELVAEGRSDQEVRDFFVARYGEWALLEPKAEGFNWLVWLGPLLLIVGGLFVILRQVKGPATAADTGAAPAPAPDAPATTAAEAEDPYLQAVRREMER; encoded by the coding sequence ATGACCGCCACCCTCCTTTCGCTGACCCTCATCGCCGGACTTGCCACCGGCCAGTTCGCTCCCCAGCAGGCCGGCAGTGCCCCCCTCGAGGCGGCGCTGGAAACCCGCGTGCAGAAGCTCGGCAAGGAGCTGCGCTGCCCCATGTGCCAGGGGCTCTCCATCGCGGACAGCTCCTCCTCGGCGGCGCGCGCGCAGCTCGACAAGGTGCGTGAGCTCGTCGCCGAGGGACGCTCGGACCAGGAGGTGCGCGACTTCTTCGTGGCGCGCTACGGGGAGTGGGCGCTGCTGGAACCCAAGGCGGAGGGCTTCAACTGGCTGGTGTGGTTGGGCCCGCTGCTGCTCATCGTGGGCGGCCTCTTCGTCATCCTGAGACAGGTCAAAGGGCCCGCCACCGCCGCGGACACCGGCGCCGCCCCTGCCCCTGCCCCCGACGCTCCGGCAACGACGGCTGCCGAAGCGGAGGATCCCTACCTGCAGGCCGTCCGCCGGGAGATGGAGCGATGA
- a CDS encoding expansin EXLX1 family cellulose-binding protein, with amino-acid sequence MRAPVLFSLRNLTAVGMLGLTACSSSSDPDDSGFTNDPNGEILALGEFKQGIATWYHATGEGHCGYDASPNDMDVAAMNAPQFANSAVCGSCAEVEGPKGTVRVRIVDSCPECVPGHLDLSEQAFAKIAAVAEGRVQTRWRPITCPVSGPVRYRFKEGSSEWWTAIQVRNHRLPIQKLEWQRENGAWVEMPRQDYNYFLASPGVDTPTTKLRVTASDGQVLEDTLPRVEKEKVFDGAKQFSLKK; translated from the coding sequence ATGCGCGCCCCTGTCCTCTTCTCTCTCCGAAACCTCACCGCCGTAGGCATGCTGGGCCTGACCGCGTGCTCATCTTCCTCGGATCCGGATGACTCCGGTTTCACCAATGACCCGAATGGAGAGATCCTCGCGCTGGGCGAATTCAAGCAGGGCATCGCCACCTGGTACCACGCGACGGGCGAGGGACACTGCGGCTACGACGCGAGCCCCAATGACATGGATGTGGCCGCGATGAATGCGCCGCAGTTCGCCAACAGCGCCGTGTGCGGCTCATGCGCGGAGGTCGAAGGGCCCAAGGGCACGGTGCGCGTGCGCATCGTCGACAGCTGCCCGGAGTGCGTCCCGGGACACCTGGACCTGAGCGAGCAGGCCTTCGCGAAGATCGCCGCGGTCGCCGAAGGACGGGTGCAGACCCGTTGGCGTCCCATTACTTGCCCGGTGAGTGGGCCGGTGCGGTACCGCTTCAAGGAGGGCAGTTCCGAGTGGTGGACGGCCATCCAGGTGCGCAACCACCGGCTGCCTATCCAGAAGCTGGAATGGCAGCGAGAGAACGGCGCCTGGGTGGAGATGCCGCGCCAGGACTACAACTACTTCCTCGCCTCACCGGGCGTGGACACCCCCACCACCAAGCTGCGCGTGACGGCTTCGGACGGACAGGTCCTTGAGGACACCCTGCCTCGCGTCGAAAAGGAGAAAGTCTTCGACGGCGCAAAACAGTTCTCCTTGAAGAAATAA
- a CDS encoding endo alpha-1,4 polygalactosaminidase translates to MPTWKTLLCVMPLLPGTALVTACGSEEAARTAEESTLSPGDSLSPESPPTGTDSAGAVATPAWWRPAPGTRWQIQLSGKLNTSFNVPVYDVDLFDTPAATLASLKSQGRKVICYFSAGSYEDWRSDAKSFPAAALGKPLDGWPGERWLDVRATAVRDIMRTRIELARQKGCDAVDPDNVDGYSNDTGFRLTSADQLAFNRFLATEAHARGLAVGLKNDVDQVAQLVNDFDFQVNEECLQYDECDTLRPFITAGKAVFHIEYGNAALAQSVCPEANALGFDTLVKNLELDAARISCR, encoded by the coding sequence TTGCCTACCTGGAAGACCTTGCTGTGCGTCATGCCCCTTCTGCCTGGAACCGCCCTTGTGACCGCTTGTGGCAGCGAGGAGGCGGCCCGCACGGCCGAGGAATCAACCCTCTCCCCCGGCGACAGCCTCTCCCCCGAGAGCCCTCCCACGGGCACAGACTCCGCCGGGGCAGTGGCAACGCCTGCCTGGTGGCGTCCCGCTCCCGGCACGCGCTGGCAGATCCAGCTCAGCGGGAAGCTGAACACCAGCTTCAACGTCCCGGTGTATGACGTGGACCTCTTCGACACCCCGGCCGCCACCCTCGCCTCCCTCAAGAGCCAGGGACGCAAGGTCATCTGTTACTTCAGCGCTGGCTCCTACGAAGACTGGCGGTCAGACGCCAAGAGCTTCCCCGCGGCGGCGCTGGGCAAGCCCCTGGATGGCTGGCCCGGAGAGCGCTGGTTGGACGTCCGCGCCACCGCGGTCCGCGACATCATGCGCACCCGCATCGAGCTGGCCCGCCAGAAGGGATGCGACGCGGTGGACCCGGACAACGTGGACGGCTATTCGAACGACACGGGCTTCCGCCTCACGTCCGCCGACCAGCTCGCCTTCAATCGCTTCCTCGCCACGGAGGCCCACGCGCGTGGGCTCGCGGTTGGCTTGAAAAACGATGTGGATCAGGTCGCCCAGCTCGTGAATGACTTCGACTTCCAAGTCAACGAGGAGTGTCTCCAGTACGACGAGTGCGACACCTTGCGCCCGTTCATCACCGCCGGAAAAGCCGTCTTTCACATCGAATATGGAAACGCCGCCTTGGCTCAGTCGGTGTGCCCGGAGGCCAACGCGCTCGGGTTCGACACCTTGGTGAAGAACCTGGAGCTCGACGCCGCCCGCATCTCCTGCCGCTGA
- a CDS encoding TlpA family protein disulfide reductase — MKAKSWGITISAIFLCGSLLYVLLQGFGRDPREVPFMLSGKPATGFTLRAMDTGEPVSLEKLKGKPVVINFWASWCGPCRYEHPVIEWGHREYGEQVQFLGIVFEDTENNARQFLRQLGSSFPQLVDPRSRVAVDYGVAGVPETYFIDAQGIIQGKHVGPIDPQSLTTRIRALSGGPSAAATRP; from the coding sequence ATGAAAGCGAAGTCATGGGGCATCACGATCTCGGCGATCTTCCTGTGCGGCTCCCTGCTCTACGTGCTGCTCCAGGGCTTCGGGCGGGATCCGCGTGAGGTGCCCTTCATGCTCTCGGGCAAGCCCGCCACGGGCTTCACCCTGCGCGCGATGGACACGGGCGAGCCGGTCAGCCTGGAGAAGCTGAAGGGCAAGCCGGTGGTCATCAACTTCTGGGCCTCCTGGTGCGGCCCCTGCCGGTACGAGCACCCGGTCATCGAGTGGGGCCACCGCGAGTACGGCGAGCAGGTCCAGTTCCTGGGCATCGTCTTCGAGGACACCGAGAACAACGCGAGGCAATTCCTGCGGCAGCTCGGCAGCAGCTTTCCCCAACTGGTGGATCCGCGCTCGCGCGTGGCGGTGGACTACGGGGTGGCCGGCGTCCCGGAGACGTACTTCATCGACGCCCAGGGCATCATCCAGGGCAAGCACGTCGGACCGATTGATCCCCAGTCGCTCACCACCCGCATTCGCGCACTGAGCGGCGGGCCTTCGGCGGCGGCAACGCGTCCCTGA
- a CDS encoding Tox-REase-5 domain-containing protein, translating to MRPDGYLASALSGRPLQRMGPVSLRDGRLMAGPFEVGAFYLDKGGVFFPLEESASLQRAQGLPLGELGLEHDALNAALDGAEDALAEMVLALAHLVLHPIRSLEDLAQLPSAVAALLASSPDYFARYSALPLHEQIRDAARISTHLLTLYGTASGTAARIGSMGPRLPVLSLSPQGTLALTQATVPSGSLATSLGTGVGSVYVLMAPAKPPRSRNTPSRAQGPGAWRQRKFAGSAQARRYQEQISGHTADRVFYIKTIEYDGFRDGILLEAKGPSYLKFFERDGNPKHWYAASGEFNNLIAQARAQSKAAQGTRVQWHVAEHEMVNILRYHFHNSEISGIEVIHTPPLP from the coding sequence ATGCGCCCGGATGGCTACCTCGCCTCCGCCCTGTCCGGCAGACCCTTGCAGCGCATGGGCCCCGTCTCACTGCGCGACGGCCGCCTCATGGCTGGCCCCTTCGAAGTCGGCGCCTTCTACCTCGACAAGGGCGGCGTCTTCTTCCCCCTGGAAGAGTCGGCCTCTCTCCAACGGGCTCAAGGGCTCCCTCTGGGCGAACTCGGCCTGGAGCACGATGCCCTCAACGCCGCGCTCGATGGTGCGGAGGATGCTCTGGCGGAGATGGTCCTCGCCCTGGCACACCTCGTCCTGCACCCCATCCGCAGCCTGGAGGACCTCGCACAGCTTCCTTCCGCCGTCGCTGCCCTCCTGGCCTCCTCTCCCGATTACTTCGCCCGTTACTCAGCCCTTCCTCTCCATGAGCAGATTCGCGACGCCGCTCGCATTTCCACCCACCTGCTCACCCTCTACGGCACCGCCTCAGGCACCGCGGCACGCATCGGCTCCATGGGCCCCAGACTCCCGGTGCTCTCCCTGTCTCCCCAGGGCACTCTCGCACTCACTCAGGCCACCGTTCCTTCGGGATCCCTGGCCACTTCGCTCGGCACAGGGGTGGGTTCGGTCTACGTCCTCATGGCCCCGGCCAAGCCACCTCGCTCTCGAAACACTCCCTCCCGTGCTCAAGGGCCGGGTGCTTGGCGTCAGCGCAAGTTTGCCGGCTCCGCTCAGGCTCGGCGATACCAAGAGCAGATCTCTGGCCATACCGCAGACCGCGTTTTTTACATCAAGACGATTGAATATGATGGTTTTAGGGATGGCATTTTATTAGAAGCCAAGGGCCCCAGTTATCTCAAATTCTTCGAAAGGGATGGCAATCCAAAACATTGGTACGCGGCATCAGGCGAATTCAACAATCTGATAGCCCAAGCCCGTGCCCAATCGAAAGCCGCACAAGGCACCCGTGTGCAATGGCATGTTGCGGAGCATGAAATGGTCAACATCCTCCGGTATCATTTTCATAACTCAGAAATCTCTGGCATTGAAGTCATTCACACTCCGCCATTGCCTTGA